From a single Lolium rigidum isolate FL_2022 chromosome 7, APGP_CSIRO_Lrig_0.1, whole genome shotgun sequence genomic region:
- the LOC124672841 gene encoding mitotic checkpoint protein BUB3.2-like, producing MGRELAHPPKDGVSNLRFSRSSDRLLVSSWEKTVRLYDARANEPVGVVFTHKGPVLDCCFHDDDSGFSASADHVVRRLAFIADSSYRLGSHVGPVSCVEYSYDQGQVITGSWDKTIKCWDPRGVNGPQEHALIGTHNQPERVYSLSLAGYKLVVATAGRHVNVYDLRRMSEPEQQRMSFLSYQTRCVECYPNGTGFALGSVEGRVAMDFFDQTAAGLSKRYAFKCHRLNEGRRIVVYPVNAITFHPSYGTFATGGADGFVYTWDGESKKKLFQYPKHETSIAALSFSRDGSLLAVASSYTYLKGDIDHPPDKIFIRDVNDLEVKPRPKLFPKFASA from the exons ATGGGCAGGGAGCTGGCGCACCCGCCAAAGGACGGGGTCTCCAACCTCCGCTTCTCGAGGAGCAGCGACCGCCTCCTCGTCTCCTCCTGGGAGAAG ACGGTGCGGCTCTACGACGCTCGGGCCAACGAGCCGGTGGGGGTGGTGTTCACGCACAAGGGCCCCGTGCTGGACTGCTGCTTCCACGACGACGACTCGGGGTTCAGCGCCTCCGCCGACCACGTCGTGCGAAG GCTGGCGTTTATTGCTGATAGCAGTTATCGCTTGGGAAGCCATGTTGGTCCAGTGTCCTGTGTGGAGTACTCCTACGACCAAG GGCAAGTTATCACTGGCAGCTGGGATAAGACTATAAAGTGCTGGGATCCAAGAGGTGTTAATGGGCCGCAAGAGCATGCACTTATTGGGACACATAACCAACCTGAACGTGTATACTCACTTTCATTAGCAGGATATAAGTTGGTTGTTGCGACAGCAGGAAGGCATGTGAATGTTTATGATTTGCGCCGTATGTCTGAGCCTGAGCAGCAAAGGATGTCTTTCCTGAGTTATCAAACACGCTGTGTTGAGTGTTATCCAAATGGAACTG GATTTGCTTTGGGTTCTGTGGAAGGACGAGTTGCAATGGATTTCTTTGATCAAACTGCAGCTGGTCTCTCTAAGAG GTATGCTTTCAAGTGCCATCGATTGAATGAGGGCCGACGAATAGTTGTATATCCTGTCAATGCAATTACATTTCACCCAAG CTATGGAACGTTTGCCACCGGTGGAGCTGATGGATTTGTATACACCTGGGATGGAGAAAGCAAAAAGAAGTTGTTTCAG TACCCCAAGCACGAAACTAGCATTGCTGCGCTGTCTTTCAGCAGGGATGGCAGTCTGCTCGCTGTTGCATCCAGTTACACTTACCTAAAGGGAGATATAGA CCATCCGCCTGATAAGATCTTTATCCGCGATGTCAACGACTTGGAAGTAAAGCCGAGGC CTAAATTATTCCCAAAGTTTGCGTCAGCCTAG
- the LOC124670119 gene encoding zinc finger protein 1-like — protein sequence MSLDEVSRKSPAPPASPPRMDSWARGGRRTKRRGGAGSGSFGGGAESDDEYVALCLVMMARGVRGDADEDFAVVKGVGVAAPRRPHGYECSVCGKVYASYQALGGHKTSHRKPPAPPAQSAPAGGGDEASAGGAVAEARVHRCSLCDRTFPSGQALGGHKRLHYEGGAAAAEALGGGKDKEAAKAKAAALLRDFDLNLPAAASEAESGPPEAKRARTAMLLAAV from the coding sequence ATGTCGCTCGACGAGGTCTCCCGcaagtcccccgcgccgccggcgtCCCCGCCGCGGATGGACTCGTGGGCTCGAGGCGGGCGCCGCACCAAGCGCCGTGGCGGCGCCGGGAGCGGCagcttcggcggcggcgccgaGTCCGACGACGAGTACGTCGCGCTCTGCCTCGTCATGATGGCGCGCGGCGTCCGCGGCGACGCCGACGAGGACTTCGCCGTCGTCAAGGGCGTGGGCGTTGCCGCCCCGAGGAGGCCGCACGGGTACGAGTGCTCCGTGTGCGGCAAGGTGTACGCGTCCTACCAGGCGCTCGGCGGCCACAAGACGAGCCACCGGAAGCCGCCAGCACCGCCTGCGCAATCGGCGcccgcgggcggcggcgacgaggccTCCGCAggcggcgccgtcgcggaggcgAGGGTGCACCGGTGCTCCCTCTGCGACCGCACGTTCCCGTCGGGCCAGGCGCTGGGCGGGCACAAGCGCCTGCACTACGAGGGCGGGGCCGCCGCGGCCGAGGCCCTCGGCGGCGGCAAGGACAaggaggccgccaaggccaaggcggccGCGCTGCTCAGGGACTTCGACCTGAACCTCCCCGCGGCGGCTTCCGAGGCCGAGAGCGGCCCGCCGGAGGCCAAGAGGGCGCGGACGGCGATGCTTCTGGCAGCAGtctga